One part of the Girardinichthys multiradiatus isolate DD_20200921_A chromosome 10, DD_fGirMul_XY1, whole genome shotgun sequence genome encodes these proteins:
- the oat gene encoding ornithine aminotransferase, mitochondrial isoform X1 — translation MSRGRRSALRHKTASMKGMILQLSRSLTRTVPLLHRSIHTRVRPATVSKLTSEEIYAREEKHGAHNYHPLPVALERGEGVYMWDVEGNRYYDFLSAYSAVNQGHCHPKIVAALIEQTSRLTLTSRAFYNDVLGSYEEYITNMFGYDKVLPMNTGVEGGETACKLARKWAYTVKGVPDNKAKIIFAEGNFWGRTMAAISSSTDPSSYKGFGPYMPGFELVPFNDIPALEKTFQDPNVAAFMVEPIQGEAGVVVPDQGYLTKVRELCTKYNVLWIADEVQTGLARTGRRLAVDHEGVRPDLVILGKALSGGVYPVSAVLSDNEVMLTIKPGEHGSTYGGNPVACRVAIAALEVMEEEKLAENAQRMGELLRAELRKLPKDVVTTVRGKGLLNAIVIKETKDYDAWKVCLRLRDNGLLAKPTHGDIIRLAPPLILKEHELQECVDIIQRTIMSF, via the exons ATGAGCCGAGGCCGAAGGTCAGCTCTCCGCCATAAG ACAGCAAGCATGAAGGGAATGATTCTCCAGCTCAGCCGCAGCCTGACCCGCACTGTGCCGCTTCTCCACAGGAGCATCCATACACGAGTACGCCCTGCCACCGTGTCCAAGCTCACCTCAGAGGAAATCTATGCTCGTGAGGAGAAGCATGGAGCACACAACTACCATCCCCTTCCTGTGGCTTTGGAGCGAGGCGAGG GTGTGTATATGTGGGATGTGGAAGGCAACCGGTATTACGACTTCCTCAGTGCTTACAGTGCAGTAAATCAGGGTCACTGCCACCCTAAGATCGTCGCCGCGCTCATCGAGCAGACATCCAGACTCACCTTGACTTCTAGAGCGTTCTACAATGATGTGCTGGGATCCTACGAAGAGTACATCACCAACATGTTTGGATATGACAAAGTTTTACCCATGAATACAG GGGTTGAAGGTGGTGAGACGGCCTGTAAGCTTGCCAGGAAGTGGGCCTACACCGTGAAGGGGGTCCCAGACAATAAGGCCAAGATCATTTTTGCAG AGGGAAACTTCTGGGGTCGCACAATGGCTGCCATCTCCAGCTCCACTGACCCCAGTAGCTACAAGGGTTTTGGTCCATACATGCCCGGTTTCGAGCTTGTCCCGTTCAATGACATCCCTGCACTGGAG AAAACTTTTCAGGACCCAAATGTTGCTGCTTTCATGGTGGAACCTATCCAAGGAGAAGCAGGCGTGGTTGTGCCTGACCAGGGCTACCTGACCAAAGTCAGAGAACTTTGCACAAAGTACAAT GTGCTGTGGATTGCTGATGAGGTGCAGACAGGCCTGGCACGGACCGGCCGACGGCTGGCTGTTGACCACGAAGGCGTCCGCCCAGATTTGGTGATTCTGGGCAAAGCTCTCTCTGGAGGAGTTTATCCT GTGTCTGCTGTACTCAGCGATAATGAGGTAATGCTCACCATTAAGCCTGGGGAACACGGATCCACATACGGAGGGAACCCTGTGGCTTGTCGTGTTGCTATTGCAGCTTTAGAG GTGATGGAAGAAGAGAAGCTTGCAGAAAATGCTCAAAGGATGGGAGAGCTTTTGCGGGCCGAGTTGAGGAAACTACCCAAAGACGTTGTAACAACAGTTAGAGGGAAAGGCCTCCTCAATGCAATTGTGATTAAAGAGACCAAAG ATTATGATGCCTGGAAGGTTTGTTTGCGCCTTCGTGACAATGGACTCTTGGCCAAGCCCACCCATGGTGACATCATCCGACTGGCTCCGCCTCTCATCCTCAAGGAGCACGAGCTTCAGGAATGCGTCGATATCATCCAGAGAACCATcatgtccttctaa
- the oat gene encoding ornithine aminotransferase, mitochondrial isoform X2: protein MKGMILQLSRSLTRTVPLLHRSIHTRVRPATVSKLTSEEIYAREEKHGAHNYHPLPVALERGEGVYMWDVEGNRYYDFLSAYSAVNQGHCHPKIVAALIEQTSRLTLTSRAFYNDVLGSYEEYITNMFGYDKVLPMNTGVEGGETACKLARKWAYTVKGVPDNKAKIIFAEGNFWGRTMAAISSSTDPSSYKGFGPYMPGFELVPFNDIPALEKTFQDPNVAAFMVEPIQGEAGVVVPDQGYLTKVRELCTKYNVLWIADEVQTGLARTGRRLAVDHEGVRPDLVILGKALSGGVYPVSAVLSDNEVMLTIKPGEHGSTYGGNPVACRVAIAALEVMEEEKLAENAQRMGELLRAELRKLPKDVVTTVRGKGLLNAIVIKETKDYDAWKVCLRLRDNGLLAKPTHGDIIRLAPPLILKEHELQECVDIIQRTIMSF, encoded by the exons ATGAAGGGAATGATTCTCCAGCTCAGCCGCAGCCTGACCCGCACTGTGCCGCTTCTCCACAGGAGCATCCATACACGAGTACGCCCTGCCACCGTGTCCAAGCTCACCTCAGAGGAAATCTATGCTCGTGAGGAGAAGCATGGAGCACACAACTACCATCCCCTTCCTGTGGCTTTGGAGCGAGGCGAGG GTGTGTATATGTGGGATGTGGAAGGCAACCGGTATTACGACTTCCTCAGTGCTTACAGTGCAGTAAATCAGGGTCACTGCCACCCTAAGATCGTCGCCGCGCTCATCGAGCAGACATCCAGACTCACCTTGACTTCTAGAGCGTTCTACAATGATGTGCTGGGATCCTACGAAGAGTACATCACCAACATGTTTGGATATGACAAAGTTTTACCCATGAATACAG GGGTTGAAGGTGGTGAGACGGCCTGTAAGCTTGCCAGGAAGTGGGCCTACACCGTGAAGGGGGTCCCAGACAATAAGGCCAAGATCATTTTTGCAG AGGGAAACTTCTGGGGTCGCACAATGGCTGCCATCTCCAGCTCCACTGACCCCAGTAGCTACAAGGGTTTTGGTCCATACATGCCCGGTTTCGAGCTTGTCCCGTTCAATGACATCCCTGCACTGGAG AAAACTTTTCAGGACCCAAATGTTGCTGCTTTCATGGTGGAACCTATCCAAGGAGAAGCAGGCGTGGTTGTGCCTGACCAGGGCTACCTGACCAAAGTCAGAGAACTTTGCACAAAGTACAAT GTGCTGTGGATTGCTGATGAGGTGCAGACAGGCCTGGCACGGACCGGCCGACGGCTGGCTGTTGACCACGAAGGCGTCCGCCCAGATTTGGTGATTCTGGGCAAAGCTCTCTCTGGAGGAGTTTATCCT GTGTCTGCTGTACTCAGCGATAATGAGGTAATGCTCACCATTAAGCCTGGGGAACACGGATCCACATACGGAGGGAACCCTGTGGCTTGTCGTGTTGCTATTGCAGCTTTAGAG GTGATGGAAGAAGAGAAGCTTGCAGAAAATGCTCAAAGGATGGGAGAGCTTTTGCGGGCCGAGTTGAGGAAACTACCCAAAGACGTTGTAACAACAGTTAGAGGGAAAGGCCTCCTCAATGCAATTGTGATTAAAGAGACCAAAG ATTATGATGCCTGGAAGGTTTGTTTGCGCCTTCGTGACAATGGACTCTTGGCCAAGCCCACCCATGGTGACATCATCCGACTGGCTCCGCCTCTCATCCTCAAGGAGCACGAGCTTCAGGAATGCGTCGATATCATCCAGAGAACCATcatgtccttctaa